In a genomic window of Streptomyces katrae:
- a CDS encoding GNAT family N-acetyltransferase, whose amino-acid sequence MTPPLLTDLPIRALTPDDLRHCADLSQDRGWPREDHKWGLLLTAGTGYGVDAPDGQGLAAACVVTTYGDTRAKPDLAAIGMVLVADRFARQGLGRRLMQYVCDDVLAGVPLTLHATPYGRPLYEELGFDTTGRAEMLRGAFLPDPERTGSGTVPVRPATAEDITRIIRLDTEVFGTDRTHMITRLPAFTDRLLVAEDGSGALIGYAAIWPNMETHVIGPLIARDTATAQALVTALAASTDRPLRTDVDVRHEELVAWLKERGLESLAFNAVMTRDIPGLPGDWTRRWAPLTVAAG is encoded by the coding sequence GTGACACCACCACTGCTCACCGATCTGCCGATCCGCGCGCTGACCCCGGACGACCTCCGCCACTGCGCCGACCTGTCCCAGGACCGCGGCTGGCCCCGCGAGGACCACAAGTGGGGGCTGCTCCTCACCGCCGGCACCGGGTACGGCGTCGACGCGCCCGACGGACAGGGCCTGGCCGCGGCCTGCGTCGTGACCACGTACGGGGACACCCGGGCCAAACCGGACCTCGCCGCCATCGGGATGGTCCTCGTCGCCGACAGGTTCGCCCGCCAGGGCCTGGGTCGCCGCCTCATGCAGTACGTCTGCGACGACGTCCTCGCGGGCGTACCGCTCACCCTGCACGCCACCCCCTACGGCCGCCCGCTCTACGAGGAGCTCGGCTTCGACACCACCGGCCGGGCGGAGATGCTCCGCGGTGCCTTCCTCCCGGATCCCGAGCGGACCGGTTCCGGCACCGTCCCCGTGCGTCCGGCCACCGCCGAGGACATCACCCGGATCATCCGGCTGGACACGGAGGTGTTCGGCACCGACCGGACCCACATGATCACGCGCCTGCCCGCCTTCACGGACCGGCTGCTCGTCGCCGAGGACGGATCCGGCGCGCTCATCGGCTACGCCGCCATCTGGCCCAACATGGAGACCCATGTCATCGGCCCCCTGATCGCCCGGGACACCGCCACCGCGCAGGCGCTGGTGACGGCCCTGGCCGCGAGCACCGACCGCCCCTTGCGCACCGATGTCGACGTGCGTCACGAGGAGCTGGTGGCCTGGCTCAAGGAACGCGGTCTGGAATCCCTCGCCTTCAACGCGGTCATGACCAGGGACATCCCCGGCCTGCCCGGTGACTGGACCCGGCGCTGGGCTCCCCTCACCGTCGCCGCCGGCTGA
- the rpsR gene encoding 30S ribosomal protein S18: protein MAKPPVRKPKKKVCAFCKDKTAYVDYKDTNMLRKFISDRGKIRARRVTGNCTQHQRDVATAVKNSREMALLPYTSTAR from the coding sequence ATGGCGAAGCCGCCTGTGCGCAAGCCTAAGAAGAAGGTCTGCGCGTTCTGCAAGGACAAGACCGCGTACGTGGACTACAAGGACACGAACATGCTGCGGAAGTTCATTTCCGACCGCGGCAAGATCCGTGCCCGCCGCGTTACCGGCAACTGCACGCAGCACCAGCGTGACGTCGCCACGGCCGTGAAGAACAGCCGTGAGATGGCGCTGCTGCCCTACACGTCCACCGCGCGCTAA
- the rpsF gene encoding 30S ribosomal protein S6 has translation MRHYEVMVILDPDLEERAVSPLIENFLSVVREGNGKVEKVDTWGRRRLAYEIKKKPEGIYSVIDLQAEPAVVKELDRQMNLNESVLRTKVLRPETH, from the coding sequence ATGCGTCACTACGAAGTGATGGTCATCCTCGACCCCGATCTCGAGGAGCGCGCTGTCTCCCCGCTGATCGAGAACTTCCTTTCCGTCGTCCGTGAGGGCAACGGAAAGGTCGAGAAGGTCGACACCTGGGGCCGTCGTCGTCTCGCTTACGAGATCAAGAAGAAGCCCGAGGGCATCTACTCGGTCATCGACCTGCAGGCCGAGCCTGCGGTCGTCAAGGAGCTCGACCGCCAGATGAACCTGAACGAGTCGGTTCTCCGGACCAAGGTCCTTCGCCCCGAGACCCACTGA
- a CDS encoding HAD family hydrolase produces MTLLHLFDLDGTLMYGSAAPVEISRQLGLENEIAELERAFGAREIGPQDFARAARELWSDLTPLHVRAAFDGAPWLAGIRDVWREIRERGDYCAVVSLSPSFFVELLLEWGAHAAHGSVFPEVPFTRPVDVTGAMTPEGKLTVADRLCERFGVTRADCVAYGDSMTDAVLFAALPRSVAVNARPHLAERATHVYEGRDLREAYQLVGQTRPGVAAS; encoded by the coding sequence ATGACGCTGCTGCATCTGTTCGATCTCGACGGGACCCTCATGTACGGCTCCGCCGCACCGGTGGAGATCTCCCGTCAGCTCGGTCTGGAGAACGAGATCGCGGAGCTTGAGCGGGCTTTCGGCGCCCGCGAGATCGGCCCGCAGGACTTCGCGCGGGCGGCACGCGAGCTGTGGTCCGATCTGACGCCCCTGCACGTCCGGGCGGCCTTCGACGGGGCTCCGTGGCTGGCCGGTATCAGGGACGTCTGGCGGGAGATCCGGGAACGCGGGGACTACTGCGCCGTGGTCTCCCTGTCCCCGTCGTTCTTCGTCGAGCTGCTGCTGGAGTGGGGCGCGCACGCCGCGCACGGCTCGGTCTTCCCCGAGGTGCCCTTCACGCGGCCCGTCGACGTGACGGGGGCCATGACGCCCGAGGGCAAGCTGACGGTCGCGGACCGGCTGTGCGAGCGGTTCGGGGTGACCCGCGCGGACTGCGTGGCGTACGGGGACTCCATGACGGACGCGGTGCTCTTCGCGGCCCTCCCGCGGTCGGTGGCGGTGAACGCGCGGCCGCACCTCGCGGAGCGGGCCACCCATGTCTACGAGGGCCGTGACCTGAGGGAGGCGTACCAGCTCGTGGGGCAGACGCGCCCGGGAGTCGCAGCATCTTAA
- a CDS encoding MATE family efflux transporter, which produces MTQAPIAEKATPRRHDREILALALPAFGALVAEPLFLMADSAIVGHLGTPQLAGLGVAAALLTTAVSVFVFLAYATTAAVARRVGSGDLQAAIRQGMDGIWLALLLGAAVVAVVLPTAPSLISLFGASDTIAPYAVTYLRISALGIPAMLVVLAATGVIRGLQDTRTPLYVAIGGFALNGALNVALVYGAGLGIAGSAWGTVVAQCAMAGAYLWVVVRGARRHGASLRPDTAGIRACAQAGAPLLVRTLSLRAILMIATAVAARLGDADIAAHQIALSLWNLLAFALDAIAIAGQAIIGRYLGAGDTLGAQAVCRRMVRWGVGSGVVLGLLVVLARPVFIPLFTADPVVEDALLPALLVVALAQPVCGVVFVLDGVLMGAGDGPYLARAMLLTLAVFAPAALLVPVVGGGLTTLWWAMALMMLVRMATLQLRARSGRWLVAGATR; this is translated from the coding sequence ATGACACAGGCCCCGATAGCCGAGAAGGCCACCCCGAGACGGCACGACCGGGAGATACTCGCCCTCGCCCTCCCCGCCTTCGGCGCCCTCGTCGCCGAGCCCCTCTTCCTGATGGCCGACAGCGCCATCGTGGGTCACCTCGGCACCCCGCAGCTGGCCGGCCTCGGCGTCGCCGCCGCCCTGCTCACCACCGCCGTGAGCGTGTTCGTCTTCCTCGCCTACGCCACCACCGCTGCCGTCGCCCGCCGGGTGGGCTCGGGCGACCTCCAGGCCGCCATCCGGCAGGGCATGGACGGCATCTGGCTCGCCCTCCTGCTCGGGGCAGCGGTCGTCGCCGTCGTCCTGCCCACCGCGCCCTCGCTGATCTCCCTCTTCGGCGCCTCGGACACCATCGCCCCGTACGCGGTCACCTATCTGCGCATCTCCGCGCTCGGCATCCCGGCCATGCTCGTGGTGCTGGCGGCCACCGGGGTCATCCGCGGCCTCCAGGACACCCGCACCCCGCTCTACGTGGCCATCGGAGGCTTCGCCCTCAACGGCGCCCTGAACGTGGCCCTGGTCTACGGGGCCGGGCTGGGCATCGCGGGTTCGGCCTGGGGCACGGTCGTCGCCCAGTGCGCCATGGCAGGCGCCTACCTCTGGGTGGTGGTCCGGGGCGCCCGCCGGCACGGCGCCTCACTGCGGCCCGACACGGCCGGCATACGCGCCTGCGCCCAGGCGGGCGCACCCCTGCTGGTCCGCACCCTCTCGCTGCGCGCCATCCTGATGATCGCGACCGCGGTGGCCGCCCGGCTGGGGGACGCCGACATCGCCGCCCACCAGATCGCACTGTCCCTCTGGAACCTGCTCGCCTTCGCCCTGGACGCCATCGCCATCGCCGGGCAGGCCATCATCGGCCGCTACCTCGGCGCCGGAGACACCCTGGGCGCCCAGGCCGTCTGCCGCCGCATGGTGCGCTGGGGCGTCGGCTCGGGCGTGGTGCTCGGACTGCTGGTCGTCCTGGCCCGCCCGGTCTTCATCCCGCTGTTCACCGCAGACCCCGTGGTCGAGGACGCCCTGCTCCCCGCACTGCTGGTCGTGGCCCTGGCCCAGCCGGTGTGTGGGGTCGTCTTCGTCCTCGACGGGGTGCTGATGGGCGCTGGGGACGGCCCCTACCTCGCCCGGGCCATGCTGCTCACCCTCGCGGTGTTCGCCCCGGCCGCCCTGCTCGTCCCCGTCGTCGGCGGTGGGCTGACGACGCTCTGGTGGGCCATGGCACTGATGATGCTGGTCCGGATGGCGACCCTCCAGCTGCGCGCCCGCTCGGGCCGGTGGCTGGTGGCCGGCGCCACCCGTTAG
- a CDS encoding GNAT family N-acetyltransferase, which yields MTEPSGLTIRPATEADLPAIVALLADDPMGATRESPQDLAPYATALKRLADDPHQHVVVAVRGERVVGTLQLTIVPGLSRRGSTRSIIEGVRVHADERGSGLGTRFIEWAVDRSREENCQLVQLTSDVTRTDAHRFYERLGFTPSHVGFKLQL from the coding sequence ATGACCGAACCTTCCGGGCTGACCATCCGTCCCGCCACGGAGGCCGATCTGCCCGCCATCGTGGCCCTGCTCGCCGACGATCCGATGGGCGCCACCCGGGAGTCCCCGCAGGACCTGGCCCCGTACGCCACGGCGCTCAAGCGGCTGGCCGACGATCCGCATCAGCACGTCGTGGTCGCCGTGCGCGGCGAGCGCGTCGTGGGCACCCTCCAGCTGACGATCGTGCCGGGCCTGTCCCGCAGGGGCTCCACCCGCTCGATCATCGAAGGCGTCCGCGTCCACGCCGACGAGCGCGGCAGCGGACTGGGCACCCGGTTCATCGAGTGGGCCGTCGACCGCTCCCGCGAGGAGAACTGCCAACTGGTGCAGCTCACCTCGGACGTGACCCGCACCGATGCCCACCGCTTCTACGAGCGGCTCGGCTTCACCCCCTCCCACGTGGGGTTCAAGCTCCAGCTCTGA
- the dnaB gene encoding replicative DNA helicase, with product MDDPWADSGPSDRLPARPRRGAEGRGRGGDEERDRGREGGSWDGGGGGFERVPPQDLDAEQSVLGGMLLSKDAIADVVEVLKGHDFYRPSHETIYQAILDLYAKGEPADPITVGAELTRRGEIGKVGGASYLHTLVQSVPTAANAEYYAEIVHERAVLRRLVAAGTKITQMGYAADGDVDEIVNSAQAEIYAVTEQRTSEDYLPLGDIMEGALDEIEAIGSRSGQMSGVPTGFTDLDSLTNGLHPGQMIVIAARPAMGKSTLALDFARACSIKSNLPSVIFSLEMGRNEIAMRLLSAEARVALHHMRSGTMTDDDWTRLARRMPDVSAAPLYIDDSPNLSMMEIRAKCRRLKQRNDLSLVVIDYLQLMQSGGSRRPESRQQEVSDMSRNLKLLAKELEVPVIALSQLNRGPEQRTDKKPMVSDLRESGSIEQDADMVILLHREDAYEKESPRAGEADLIVAKHRNGPTATITVAFQGHYSRFVDMANT from the coding sequence ATGGACGACCCCTGGGCCGACAGCGGCCCCAGTGACCGTCTGCCCGCCCGTCCGCGCCGGGGCGCGGAGGGCCGCGGCCGCGGTGGGGACGAGGAACGTGACCGGGGCCGTGAGGGCGGCTCCTGGGACGGCGGGGGCGGCGGCTTCGAGCGCGTCCCGCCGCAGGACCTCGACGCCGAGCAGTCGGTGCTGGGCGGCATGCTGCTGTCCAAGGACGCGATCGCCGACGTGGTCGAGGTCCTCAAGGGCCACGACTTCTACCGCCCGTCGCACGAGACGATCTACCAGGCCATCCTCGACCTGTACGCCAAGGGCGAGCCCGCCGACCCCATCACCGTCGGCGCGGAGCTGACCCGGCGCGGCGAGATCGGCAAGGTCGGCGGGGCCTCGTACCTGCACACCCTGGTGCAGTCCGTACCCACCGCGGCGAACGCCGAGTACTACGCGGAGATCGTCCATGAGCGGGCCGTCCTGCGCCGCCTCGTCGCGGCCGGTACGAAGATCACACAGATGGGGTACGCGGCTGACGGCGATGTGGACGAGATCGTCAACAGCGCCCAGGCCGAGATCTACGCCGTCACCGAGCAGCGGACCTCCGAGGACTACCTGCCCCTCGGCGACATCATGGAGGGCGCCCTCGACGAGATCGAGGCCATCGGGTCGCGCTCCGGCCAGATGTCGGGCGTGCCGACCGGGTTCACCGACCTGGACTCCCTCACCAACGGCCTGCACCCGGGCCAGATGATCGTCATCGCCGCCCGTCCCGCCATGGGCAAGTCGACGCTCGCGCTGGACTTCGCCCGCGCCTGCTCCATCAAGAGCAACCTGCCGAGCGTCATCTTCTCCCTCGAAATGGGCCGCAACGAGATCGCGATGCGCCTGCTCTCGGCGGAGGCCCGGGTGGCGCTGCACCACATGCGTTCCGGCACCATGACCGACGACGACTGGACCCGGCTCGCCCGCCGGATGCCCGACGTCTCTGCGGCCCCGCTCTACATCGACGACTCCCCGAACCTGTCGATGATGGAGATCCGGGCCAAGTGCCGTCGGCTCAAGCAGCGCAACGACCTCTCGCTCGTGGTCATCGACTACCTCCAGCTCATGCAGTCGGGCGGCTCCCGCCGCCCCGAAAGCCGCCAGCAGGAGGTCTCGGACATGTCCCGAAACCTCAAGCTGCTGGCCAAGGAGCTCGAGGTACCGGTGATCGCGCTCTCCCAGCTGAACCGTGGTCCCGAGCAGCGCACCGACAAGAAGCCGATGGTCTCCGACCTGCGTGAGTCCGGCTCCATCGAGCAGGACGCCGACATGGTGATCCTGCTGCACCGCGAGGACGCCTACGAGAAGGAGTCCCCCCGCGCGGGCGAGGCGGACCTCATCGTCGCCAAGCACCGAAACGGCCCCACGGCCACCATCACCGTGGCTTTCCAGGGCCATTATTCGCGGTTCGTGGACATGGCCAACACGTAG
- the rplI gene encoding 50S ribosomal protein L9 — MKIILTHEVSGLGAAGDVVDVKDGYARNYLVPRGFAIRWTKGGEKDVAQIRRARKIHEIATIEQANEVKAQLEGVKVRLATRAGDAGRLFGSVTPADIATAIEASGGPKVDKRRVELGSPIKTLGSYQVSVRLHAEVAANVGIEVVAA, encoded by the coding sequence ATGAAGATCATCCTGACCCACGAGGTTTCTGGCCTCGGTGCCGCCGGCGATGTCGTCGACGTCAAGGACGGTTACGCTCGCAACTACCTGGTCCCGCGTGGTTTCGCGATCCGCTGGACCAAGGGTGGCGAGAAGGACGTGGCGCAGATCCGCCGCGCCCGCAAGATCCACGAGATCGCGACCATCGAGCAGGCCAACGAGGTCAAGGCCCAGCTCGAGGGCGTGAAGGTCCGTCTGGCCACCCGCGCGGGTGACGCCGGTCGTCTCTTCGGTTCCGTCACCCCGGCCGACATCGCCACGGCGATCGAGGCTTCCGGTGGCCCGAAGGTCGACAAGCGCCGCGTGGAGCTGGGCTCCCCGATCAAGACCCTCGGTTCGTACCAGGTCTCCGTGCGTCTGCACGCCGAGGTCGCCGCGAACGTGGGCATCGAGGTCGTCGCCGCCTAA
- a CDS encoding serine hydrolase domain-containing protein: MDAFSEDLELLPSTRRALNHRLAVAQSEGRAPSVVAAVVRGGDVVWEGSRTSVEGHGPDGDVQYRVGSITKTFTAVLVLRLRDEGLLALSDPLGKHLPGTGADEVTIAQLLAHTGGLAAETPGEWWERTPGAQRPALADVLGEDPFKHTPGTRHHYSNPGYTLLGSLVEALRGKPWEDVLRAEVLEPLGLHRTSAQPQAPHAGGWAVHPWADVMLPEPVEDLGLMAAAGQLWSTTRDLARFALLLAHGDERVLSAQSVREMRTSVAPPEPGFADLGYGLGLQLTEQRGRRLVGHSGSLPGFVAGLWLSEADDMAAVVLSNCTSGLPASTVATDLLAIVADAEPRFPTPWRPFTEADRVPLDLCGVWYWGTAPHGLRLKSDGSLELGPVGVPGRSARFRAESDGTWTGLTGYYAGETLRAVRREDGAVSHLDLGSFVFTREPYDPQAPVPGGVDPQGWRGIG; this comes from the coding sequence ATGGACGCGTTCTCTGAAGACCTGGAACTCCTGCCCTCCACCCGGCGGGCGCTGAACCACCGGCTCGCCGTCGCGCAGAGCGAGGGCCGGGCCCCGTCCGTGGTGGCCGCGGTCGTACGGGGCGGGGACGTGGTCTGGGAGGGATCGCGGACCTCGGTCGAGGGGCACGGACCCGACGGGGACGTCCAGTACCGGGTCGGGTCGATCACGAAGACCTTCACGGCCGTCCTGGTGCTGCGGCTGCGGGACGAGGGCCTGCTGGCGCTCTCGGACCCGCTGGGCAAGCACCTGCCCGGGACGGGCGCCGACGAGGTGACCATCGCCCAGCTGCTGGCCCACACCGGCGGGCTGGCGGCGGAGACGCCCGGCGAATGGTGGGAGCGCACCCCGGGCGCACAGCGGCCCGCGCTCGCCGACGTGCTCGGCGAGGATCCGTTCAAGCACACGCCGGGGACCAGGCACCACTACTCCAACCCGGGTTACACCCTGCTGGGTTCGCTCGTCGAAGCGCTGCGCGGAAAGCCCTGGGAGGACGTACTGCGGGCCGAGGTGCTGGAGCCGCTGGGGCTGCACCGTACGAGTGCGCAGCCGCAGGCCCCGCACGCGGGCGGCTGGGCGGTGCACCCCTGGGCGGACGTGATGCTGCCCGAGCCGGTGGAGGACCTGGGGCTGATGGCTGCGGCCGGCCAGCTGTGGTCCACGACCCGCGACCTGGCGCGGTTCGCGCTCCTGCTGGCACACGGCGACGAGCGGGTGCTGAGCGCGCAGAGCGTACGGGAGATGCGCACCTCGGTGGCGCCCCCGGAGCCCGGCTTCGCCGACCTCGGCTACGGGCTGGGACTCCAGCTGACGGAGCAGCGCGGGCGCCGGCTGGTCGGGCACAGCGGTTCGCTCCCCGGGTTCGTCGCCGGACTCTGGCTGAGCGAGGCGGACGACATGGCGGCCGTGGTGCTGTCGAACTGCACCTCGGGGCTGCCGGCCTCGACGGTGGCCACCGACCTGCTGGCGATCGTGGCGGACGCGGAACCCAGGTTTCCCACGCCCTGGCGGCCCTTCACGGAGGCCGACCGGGTCCCGCTGGACCTTTGCGGCGTCTGGTACTGGGGCACCGCGCCCCACGGGCTGAGGCTGAAGTCGGACGGGTCGCTGGAACTGGGCCCGGTGGGCGTACCGGGCCGGTCGGCGCGGTTCCGCGCCGAGTCCGACGGCACGTGGACGGGACTGACCGGCTACTACGCGGGCGAGACCCTGCGGGCGGTACGACGGGAGGACGGCGCCGTGAGCCACCTCGACCTGGGCTCCTTCGTCTTCACGCGCGAGCCCTACGACCCTCAGGCGCCGGTGCCCGGTGGGGTGGACCCGCAGGGCTGGCGCGGCATCGGCTGA
- a CDS encoding globin domain-containing protein, whose translation MDLPPTRSARPTGWIPSGGGATEPSPDAVLIRRTLAEVAPVADKVTSYFYALVFTGHPELRQMFPAAMDVQRDRLLKALLTAAEHIDDPAVLTPYLRRLGTGHRKYGTLAGHYPAVGEALIGALARYAELTWGPETEAAWVRAYTAISQTMIDAAAEDETRAPAWWHAEVVSHDLRTSDIAVLTVRPDQPYPFLAGQYTSLETPWWPRVWRHYSFASAPRADGLLSFHVKAVPAGWVSNALVRRARPGDVLRLGPPAGSMVVDHSTDNGMLCLGGGTGIAPIKALIEDVAGHGERRPVEVFFGARSDDDLYDKDTLLGLQRSHPWLSVRPVIGEGMAGQLPHAVGENGPWSSYDAFISGPPAMIRSGVDALKRIGIPGERIRYDALEELAGVAG comes from the coding sequence ATGGACCTTCCGCCCACCAGATCGGCGAGACCGACGGGCTGGATACCTTCCGGGGGCGGTGCGACCGAGCCCTCCCCGGACGCCGTCCTCATCCGCCGGACCCTTGCCGAGGTCGCTCCCGTCGCCGACAAGGTCACCTCGTACTTCTACGCCCTGGTCTTCACGGGGCATCCCGAGCTGCGGCAGATGTTCCCCGCGGCCATGGACGTCCAGCGGGACCGCCTGCTGAAGGCGCTGCTGACCGCCGCGGAGCACATCGACGACCCGGCGGTGCTCACCCCGTACCTGCGACGGCTCGGCACCGGGCACCGCAAGTACGGCACCTTGGCCGGCCACTATCCGGCCGTCGGGGAGGCGCTGATCGGGGCGCTGGCCAGGTACGCGGAGCTCACTTGGGGCCCGGAGACGGAAGCCGCGTGGGTGCGCGCGTACACCGCCATCTCCCAGACCATGATCGACGCGGCGGCGGAGGACGAGACGCGGGCGCCGGCCTGGTGGCACGCCGAGGTGGTCTCCCACGACCTGCGCACCTCGGACATCGCCGTTCTGACGGTCCGCCCCGACCAGCCGTACCCGTTCCTCGCCGGGCAGTACACCAGCCTGGAGACCCCGTGGTGGCCGCGCGTCTGGCGGCACTACTCCTTCGCCTCGGCGCCGCGCGCCGACGGGCTGCTGTCCTTCCACGTCAAGGCCGTGCCGGCCGGCTGGGTCTCCAACGCCCTGGTGCGCCGCGCCCGCCCGGGCGACGTTCTGCGGCTGGGACCGCCGGCCGGGTCGATGGTGGTGGACCACAGCACCGACAACGGGATGCTGTGCCTGGGCGGGGGGACCGGCATCGCCCCGATCAAGGCACTGATCGAAGACGTGGCCGGGCACGGCGAACGCCGGCCGGTGGAAGTCTTCTTCGGGGCGCGCAGCGATGACGACCTGTACGACAAGGACACCCTGCTGGGCCTGCAGCGCTCCCATCCCTGGCTGTCGGTACGCCCGGTGATCGGGGAGGGGATGGCGGGCCAGCTGCCGCACGCCGTCGGCGAGAACGGGCCCTGGAGCTCCTACGACGCCTTCATCTCGGGGCCGCCCGCGATGATCCGCAGCGGTGTGGACGCGCTCAAGCGGATCGGGATCCCGGGCGAACGCATCCGCTACGACGCGCTCGAGGAGCTGGCGGGCGTCGC
- a CDS encoding single-stranded DNA-binding protein translates to MAGETVITVVGNLVDDPELRFTPSGAAVAKFRVASTPRTFDRQTNEWKDGESLFLTCSVWRQAAENVAESLQRGMRVIVQGRLRQRSYEDREGVKRTVYELDVEEVGPSLKNATAKVAKTTGRGGQGGYGGGGQQQGGGSWGAPSGGPQGGGAPSDDPWASSAPAGGQQQQGGGSWGGSSGGSGGGYSDEPPF, encoded by the coding sequence ATGGCAGGCGAGACCGTCATCACGGTCGTCGGCAATCTCGTCGACGACCCCGAGCTGCGCTTCACCCCCTCGGGTGCGGCGGTCGCGAAGTTCCGTGTCGCGTCCACCCCCCGCACCTTCGACCGTCAGACCAACGAGTGGAAGGACGGCGAGAGCCTGTTCCTGACCTGCTCGGTGTGGCGGCAGGCGGCCGAGAACGTCGCCGAGTCCCTCCAGCGGGGCATGCGCGTCATCGTGCAGGGCCGGCTGAGGCAGCGGTCGTACGAGGACCGTGAGGGTGTCAAGCGCACGGTCTACGAGCTGGACGTCGAGGAAGTCGGCCCCAGCCTGAAGAACGCCACGGCCAAGGTCGCCAAGACCACGGGCCGCGGTGGCCAGGGTGGATACGGCGGCGGCGGTCAGCAGCAGGGCGGCGGCAGCTGGGGAGCCCCCAGCGGCGGTCCCCAGGGCGGCGGAGCTCCCTCCGACGACCCGTGGGCGTCCAGCGCGCCGGCCGGCGGCCAGCAGCAGCAGGGCGGGGGCAGCTGGGGCGGAAGCTCCGGCGGCTCCGGCGGTGGCTACTCGGACGAGCCTCCCTTCTAG